In Pseudomonas deceptionensis, a single window of DNA contains:
- a CDS encoding ketoacyl-ACP synthase III — MTSNNQVRWVKNVRIKGLACALPEKVEEVASLSEVFGADNINKIIGSTGVERRHVVLDECSSDLCFSAAERLIVDLGIDKSSIDTLIFVSQTHDYTLPATACVLQKRLGLPMHTAAFDVAMGCSGYVYGLWMAASLLSGGGSKRALLLVGDTISKIVSPDDRAVAALFGDAGTATLIDHDTDAPAIPFVMGTDGRGAQNLVVPAGGYRDRSGKSVQTSEEGVRGPYDLYMNGAEIFAFTLARVPALVSALHEANQESGEAIDKYVFHQANRFMLDHLVKRMKLEREKVVLDVKDVGNTSCASIPLAISLHKGKMGGHISGRFMLAGFGVGYSWAGCVAEFDNVWISPLTVTPSISAGTAI; from the coding sequence ATGACATCCAATAATCAAGTTCGATGGGTCAAAAATGTTCGAATTAAAGGGCTCGCCTGTGCCTTGCCTGAAAAGGTAGAGGAGGTGGCGTCCTTGAGCGAAGTTTTTGGCGCCGACAATATCAATAAAATTATTGGTAGTACAGGAGTTGAACGCCGCCACGTCGTCTTGGATGAATGCTCTTCTGATCTGTGTTTTTCTGCAGCAGAGCGACTCATTGTAGATCTCGGAATTGATAAAAGCTCTATTGATACCCTGATATTCGTTTCACAAACCCATGACTACACGCTCCCGGCTACAGCCTGTGTTTTGCAGAAACGACTAGGCCTGCCCATGCACACGGCTGCGTTTGATGTCGCCATGGGGTGTTCAGGATATGTATACGGACTGTGGATGGCTGCCTCTTTGTTGTCTGGCGGTGGCAGCAAGCGCGCGCTTTTATTGGTAGGCGATACTATCAGCAAGATCGTTTCCCCTGATGACAGGGCTGTAGCTGCCTTATTTGGAGATGCAGGCACAGCAACTCTTATTGACCATGATACGGACGCTCCTGCTATTCCATTTGTCATGGGCACGGATGGGCGTGGAGCACAGAATCTGGTAGTCCCTGCAGGTGGTTATAGAGACCGCAGCGGTAAATCTGTGCAAACGAGTGAAGAGGGCGTTCGGGGGCCATATGATTTGTACATGAATGGGGCTGAAATTTTCGCATTCACTCTCGCTCGCGTTCCTGCTCTAGTGAGTGCTCTGCACGAGGCTAACCAAGAAAGTGGGGAAGCCATTGACAAATATGTGTTCCATCAAGCTAACCGTTTCATGCTCGATCACCTGGTAAAAAGAATGAAGCTCGAGCGAGAGAAGGTGGTGCTTGATGTCAAGGATGTTGGTAATACAAGTTGCGCCTCGATTCCATTGGCGATCAGTTTGCACAAGGGCAAGATGGGCGGACATATTTCCGGTCGTTTTATGCTTGCAGGCTTTGGTGTCGGTTATTCGTGGGCAGGTTGTGTTGCTGAGTTTGATAATGTGTGGATCAGCCCTTTGACTGTAACTCCAAGCATCAGCGCAGGGACCGCTATATGA
- a CDS encoding SDR family NAD(P)-dependent oxidoreductase, with protein MTQFNPFSLSGKHVLVTGASSGIGREVAIWLSKQGATVTLAARDVSRLEATLVRMDGIGHRLEVIDFLGGTDVPQWLKSVAKMSSPFDGLVHAAGVQMPMPIRATSMGHWEKIMSTNVTSGFSLIKAFRQKGVCNPDSSIVLISSVMAQSGEPALLGYCASKGAVEAMVRAAAVELAREGIRVNAIAPGVVQTELVDALESLVGSDSMKAIEQRHPLGFGKAQDVAYAANYLLSPAASWVTGTTLVVDGGYLA; from the coding sequence ATGACGCAGTTCAATCCTTTTTCCTTGTCTGGCAAGCATGTTCTGGTTACCGGCGCTTCTTCTGGCATCGGACGTGAGGTTGCCATATGGCTCAGCAAGCAGGGAGCGACGGTTACTTTGGCTGCACGGGATGTAAGTCGTCTCGAGGCAACACTTGTGAGGATGGACGGTATTGGCCATAGACTCGAGGTTATTGATTTCCTGGGAGGTACTGACGTGCCTCAATGGTTGAAGTCGGTAGCCAAGATGTCTTCGCCCTTTGATGGCCTGGTGCATGCCGCCGGCGTGCAAATGCCGATGCCTATTCGTGCTACCAGCATGGGTCATTGGGAAAAAATAATGTCGACAAATGTCACCTCCGGGTTTTCATTGATAAAGGCATTTCGTCAAAAAGGTGTTTGTAACCCCGATTCAAGTATTGTTCTGATTTCTTCAGTAATGGCTCAATCCGGAGAGCCGGCTTTGCTTGGCTATTGCGCCAGTAAAGGCGCTGTTGAAGCCATGGTCAGGGCCGCAGCTGTTGAGTTGGCTCGCGAAGGGATTCGTGTCAACGCAATTGCTCCTGGCGTTGTCCAGACTGAGCTCGTTGACGCTTTGGAGAGCCTTGTTGGTTCTGATTCTATGAAGGCAATCGAGCAGCGGCATCCATTGGGCTTTGGCAAGGCTCAAGACGTTGCCTATGCCGCGAATTATTTATTGTCCCCGGCTGCCAGTTGGGTTACGGGCACCACTTTGGTTGTTGATGGGGGATACCTGGCATGA
- a CDS encoding acetyltransferase: MTTTKKLVIMGAGGFGREVHAWLLDSIKNGACRATSETVWEIAGFIDDVSNAPDIFSGLPPILSKIDGYIPEPDTYVVCAIANPAAKKLLTEKLVAKGVEFFTLIHSTVVIGTNVVIGKGAVICPFTVLSTDLSVGDFVTINSGCTIGHDARIADYCTLSGHCDVTGGVTLQEGAFLGSHAVIVPKVVVGEYSVVGAGSVVIRKVAPGVTVFGVPAKRISG, translated from the coding sequence ATGACTACGACCAAGAAGCTGGTCATCATGGGGGCTGGAGGTTTTGGTCGTGAGGTTCATGCCTGGCTCTTGGACTCGATCAAAAATGGTGCCTGCAGAGCCACAAGTGAAACTGTCTGGGAAATCGCCGGTTTTATTGATGATGTCAGCAATGCGCCCGATATCTTTTCCGGATTGCCGCCGATCTTGTCAAAAATTGATGGGTACATTCCTGAACCCGATACCTATGTTGTTTGTGCGATTGCCAACCCAGCAGCAAAAAAGCTGTTGACTGAAAAGTTGGTAGCCAAAGGGGTTGAATTTTTTACACTTATTCACTCAACTGTCGTGATTGGAACCAACGTAGTGATTGGCAAGGGAGCTGTCATTTGCCCGTTCACTGTATTGTCCACGGATCTTAGTGTGGGTGATTTTGTGACCATCAACTCGGGTTGTACCATCGGGCACGATGCACGGATCGCAGATTACTGCACGTTGAGTGGCCACTGTGATGTTACCGGTGGTGTGACATTGCAAGAGGGCGCTTTTCTAGGCTCGCACGCAGTCATTGTGCCTAAAGTTGTGGTCGGGGAATATTCGGTCGTGGGCGCAGGTAGCGTGGTGATAAGAAAAGTCGCACCGGGTGTGACAGTTTTTGGTGTTCCAGCCAAACGTATTTCGGGATAA